A stretch of Rhododendron vialii isolate Sample 1 chromosome 4a, ASM3025357v1 DNA encodes these proteins:
- the LOC131324572 gene encoding major allergen Pru ar 1-like encodes MGAITYDMEVTSSIPPAKMFKAFVLDGDTLIPKVLPQAIKSVETIQGDGGAGTIKLTTFGEGSKHKCVKHKVDAVDKENFTYSYSIIEGDALDGFESISYHIKIVPSPDGGSICKNRSIYCPKGDNKVTEEEIKSGKDKASSIFKAVEAHLLANPDC; translated from the exons ATGGGTGCCATCACTTACGATATGGAGGTCACTTCCTCAATCCCACCCGCTAAGATGTTCAAGGCCTTTGTCCTTGATGGTGACACCCTCATCCCCAAGGTCCTCCCACAGGCCATCAAGAGTGTGGAAACCATCCAAGGAGATGGCGGAGCTGGAACCATCAAGCTCACCACTTTCGGCGAAG GTAGCAAACACAAGTGTGTGAAACACAAGGTTGATGCCGTCGACAAAGAGAACTTCACATACAGTTACAGCATCATCGAAGGTGATGCTTTGGACGGTTTCGAGTCAATCTCTTACCACATCAAGATCGTACCCTCTCCCGATGGAGGATCCATCTGCAAGAACAGGAGCATCTACTGCCCCAAAGGTGATAACAAGGTCACAGAAGAGGAAATCAAGTCTGGCAAAGATAAGGCTTCAAGCATCTTCAAGGCTGTCGAGGCCCACCTCTTGGCAAATCCCGATTGCTAA